From the endosymbiont of Bathymodiolus septemdierum str. Myojin knoll genome, one window contains:
- a CDS encoding N-acetylmuramoyl-L-alanine amidase, producing MKYLFKITTFTLLSSILNMTNAQNFVINKEYKSDNFNSRIRQIIIHYTVADTERSFEELLGKDVHRAVSSHYLINNAISKKYPDIIYQLVPESKRSWHAGVSAWGSDSDLNNSSIGIEIVNKDGNLYPFTQQQIEALIFLVKQIKQRYAIKDINIIGHSDIAPSRKIDPGTLFPWKKLAKNGLSAWYDKSDIEYFTHRLKSVPDKEIVKQSLIKYGYSFSAAPNDPELYRSIISAFQRHFRPNKVNGVMDLESYIILSALIKKYR from the coding sequence ATGAAATATTTATTTAAAATAACCACTTTCACTTTATTATCTTCTATTTTAAATATGACAAACGCCCAAAACTTTGTTATCAATAAAGAATACAAATCTGATAATTTCAATTCAAGAATAAGGCAAATTATTATTCATTATACAGTTGCTGATACTGAAAGGTCATTTGAAGAATTACTTGGCAAGGATGTGCATAGAGCAGTCAGCTCTCATTATTTGATCAATAATGCAATAAGTAAAAAATATCCTGATATTATCTATCAACTGGTGCCAGAATCTAAACGCAGTTGGCATGCGGGCGTTAGTGCGTGGGGCTCAGATTCAGATTTAAACAACTCCTCTATTGGCATAGAGATTGTCAATAAAGATGGTAATCTATACCCCTTTACTCAGCAACAAATTGAGGCGCTGATATTTTTAGTTAAGCAAATCAAACAGCGCTATGCTATTAAAGATATCAATATCATTGGTCACTCCGACATTGCCCCCAGTAGAAAAATAGATCCTGGAACATTGTTCCCATGGAAAAAATTGGCTAAAAACGGACTTTCTGCTTGGTATGATAAATCTGATATTGAATATTTTACCCACAGGCTTAAATCTGTCCCTGATAAGGAAATAGTCAAACAATCTTTAATAAAATATGGCTATAGTTTTAGCGCTGCCCCGAATGACCCTGAGTTATATCGCTCTATTATATCTGCCTTTCAAAGACATTTTAGACCTAATAAAGTAAACGGTGTAATGGACTTAGAAAGTTATATCATTTTATCGGCTTTGATAAAAAAATATCGATAA